One stretch of Streptomyces sp. NBC_01363 DNA includes these proteins:
- a CDS encoding GlxA family transcriptional regulator — translation MATSPEPTRIALVAFPGIRAFDVSVITEVWGVDRTDRGVPPFDLRRTAAEPSPIALRGGLSLTPDRTLAWLARADLIVVPGLDDHLTPAPAPVLEALRRAHARATPIASLCGGAFTLAQAGLLDGRRAVTHWNLTDLLSTRHPQVKVTQDALFLHEDNIWTSAGTAAGIDLCLHLVRTTHGAETAATIARSMVTAPFRTGTQAQFIEHPTPRADRDADTLAAVRAFALAHLAEPHTVADLAAHAGMSPRSFARHFQASTGTTPLRWLITQRIAAAQKLLERTDLPLPEVARRTGFGSEITMRQHFATHLSTSPRDYRLAFQQDPTRPGVDRACPDP, via the coding sequence ATGGCGACCTCCCCCGAGCCCACCCGCATCGCACTCGTCGCCTTCCCCGGCATCCGTGCCTTCGACGTCTCGGTCATCACGGAGGTCTGGGGCGTCGACCGCACCGACCGCGGTGTCCCGCCCTTCGACCTGCGCCGCACCGCTGCGGAACCGAGCCCCATCGCCCTGCGCGGCGGCCTCTCCCTCACCCCCGACCGCACCCTCGCCTGGCTCGCCCGTGCCGACCTGATCGTCGTCCCCGGCCTCGACGACCACCTGACACCGGCCCCCGCCCCGGTCCTCGAAGCCCTCCGCCGCGCCCACGCCCGAGCCACCCCGATCGCGTCCCTGTGCGGCGGAGCCTTCACGCTCGCCCAGGCCGGCCTCCTGGACGGCCGCCGAGCAGTCACCCACTGGAACCTCACCGACCTCCTGAGCACCCGCCACCCCCAGGTGAAGGTCACCCAGGACGCCCTCTTCCTCCACGAGGACAACATCTGGACGTCGGCGGGCACCGCGGCCGGCATCGACCTCTGCCTCCATCTCGTCCGCACGACCCACGGAGCCGAGACGGCGGCGACGATCGCCCGCTCGATGGTCACGGCCCCGTTCCGCACCGGCACCCAGGCCCAGTTCATCGAGCACCCCACCCCCCGCGCCGACCGCGACGCGGACACCCTCGCCGCGGTACGGGCCTTCGCCCTGGCCCATCTGGCCGAACCCCACACGGTCGCCGACCTCGCCGCCCACGCCGGGATGTCCCCCCGCTCCTTCGCCCGCCACTTCCAGGCCTCCACCGGCACGACCCCGCTGCGCTGGCTGATCACCCAACGCATCGCCGCAGCCCAGAAGCTCCTGGAACGCACCGACCTCCCCCTCCCCGAGGTGGCCCGCCGCACCGGCTTCGGCAGCGAGATCACCATGCGCCAGCACTTCGCCACCCACCTCTCCACCAGCCCCCGCGACTACCGCCTGGCCTTCCAGCAGGACCCGACCCGGCCCGGGGTTGACAGGGCCTGCCCGGATCCGTAA
- a CDS encoding cysteine hydrolase family protein has translation MEIAENAALIVVDVQEGFEEEAYWGPRNNPAADRNIAGLIDAWQASGRPVVFVRHDSLTPDSPLRVGRPGNDFKGYVEERRGKGGGPELLLTKSVNSAFYGTPDLAAWLDRSGIRQFVVAGIQTNMCAETTARMGGNLGYEVFFALDATHTFDLAGPWGWTLGADELARATAVSLHGGGFAKVVRSAELIAAAE, from the coding sequence ATGGAGATCGCAGAGAACGCAGCGCTGATCGTGGTGGACGTGCAGGAGGGCTTCGAGGAGGAGGCGTACTGGGGGCCTCGGAACAACCCCGCGGCCGATCGGAACATCGCGGGGCTGATCGATGCCTGGCAGGCGAGCGGGCGCCCCGTGGTGTTCGTACGGCATGACTCGCTCACGCCTGATTCGCCCTTGCGGGTGGGGCGGCCGGGGAACGACTTCAAGGGGTATGTCGAGGAGCGGCGCGGGAAGGGCGGTGGGCCCGAGCTGTTGCTGACGAAGAGCGTGAACTCCGCCTTCTACGGGACGCCGGACCTTGCGGCGTGGCTGGACCGGAGCGGGATCCGGCAGTTCGTGGTGGCCGGGATCCAGACCAATATGTGCGCGGAGACGACGGCGCGGATGGGCGGGAACCTCGGGTACGAGGTGTTCTTCGCGCTGGATGCCACGCACACCTTCGACCTGGCCGGGCCGTGGGGGTGGACGCTGGGCGCGGACGAGCTGGCGCGGGCCACCGCCGTGTCGTTGCACGGCGGTGGGTTCGCGAAGGTGGTGCGCAGTGCGGAGCTGATCGCTGCCGCGGAGTAG
- a CDS encoding class I SAM-dependent methyltransferase yields the protein MLPADPDVPASSHAPLTPAAPSRALFFDGAAAQYAAARPGYPPALFDAVEELARRPLRGARVVDVGAGTGISTRLLHERGARVTAVEPGPGMAEELHRALPYVPIVRGDGNHLPIATASADLITYAQSWHWTDRSRATPEALRVLRPGGALALWWNVSDHSVPWIAEQDARLRRFFGADEGAHGSPVRSRHLPSELGFVNRTVPWSRRVSLDTHLANLGTHSAFLVLGEEPTHRFLTEERDRLAELFPDGAVEESYVVDLSVAIRPGPSPASPPPRS from the coding sequence ATGCTCCCCGCCGATCCCGACGTCCCCGCCTCCTCGCACGCGCCCCTGACCCCCGCCGCCCCGTCCCGGGCGCTCTTCTTCGACGGCGCGGCCGCCCAGTACGCCGCGGCCCGCCCCGGCTACCCGCCCGCACTCTTCGACGCCGTCGAGGAACTGGCCCGCCGCCCGCTGCGCGGCGCCCGGGTCGTCGACGTCGGCGCCGGCACGGGCATCTCCACCCGGCTCCTCCACGAGCGGGGCGCCCGGGTCACCGCAGTCGAACCGGGCCCCGGCATGGCGGAAGAACTGCACCGGGCGCTCCCGTACGTGCCGATCGTGCGCGGCGACGGCAACCACCTCCCCATCGCCACCGCATCGGCCGACCTGATCACATATGCCCAGTCCTGGCACTGGACCGACCGGAGCCGCGCCACCCCCGAGGCCCTGCGCGTCCTGCGCCCCGGCGGCGCACTCGCCCTCTGGTGGAACGTCTCCGACCACTCCGTCCCCTGGATCGCCGAGCAGGACGCCCGCCTCCGCCGCTTCTTCGGTGCCGACGAGGGCGCCCACGGCTCGCCCGTCCGCTCCCGTCATCTGCCGTCCGAGCTCGGCTTCGTGAACCGAACGGTGCCCTGGAGCCGACGGGTGTCCCTCGACACCCACCTCGCCAACCTCGGCACCCACTCCGCCTTCCTCGTCCTCGGTGAGGAACCCACGCACCGATTCCTCACCGAAGAGCGCGACCGGCTGGCGGAGCTCTTCCCGGACGGCGCGGTCGAGGAGAGTTACGTGGTCGACCTGAGCGTGGCGATCCGTCCGGGCCCGTCCCCGGCCTCACCCCCACCGCGCTCCTGA
- a CDS encoding SulP family inorganic anion transporter — protein sequence MRPFPISRADFAASLVVFLVALPLCVGVAVASGVPAELGLITGIVGGLVTGLLPGSSVQVSGPAAGLTVLVYEAVHSYGVGALGVLVLAAGLVQAGLGVLRLGRWFRAVSVAVVQGMLAGIGLVLVVGQLYVLADAAAPGSMGQKLGGLPRLVLGTGVTASAVAVGVGTLLVLTLWPKWRRAARMVPAPLVAVGLAAGATWLFDLPVRRVAVGGLLDAVRPPGPGDWARLTEVGVIGTVLAFALIASAESLFSAAAVDRLHDGKRTDYDKELIAQGAGNAVCGLLGALPMTAVIVRSAANVRAGARTKASRVLHGVWLLVFAAVLPSALGVIPVAALAAVLLHAGCKLVPVRALMPLWREHRGEAVVLVVTAGTIVATSLFEGVLVGLLLAVAKTAWDISHVHVETHEGDDGTLRVRVAGHATFLRLPKLLDALDGLPHDRAVVLDLTGLHHTDHACAAALEGWAAEREAREALRRADQERGGGEAGDGPGRIATLRSTT from the coding sequence ATTCGGCCCTTTCCGATATCGCGAGCCGACTTCGCCGCTTCGCTCGTCGTCTTCCTGGTCGCCCTGCCGCTGTGCGTGGGGGTGGCCGTCGCCTCCGGGGTGCCGGCCGAGCTGGGACTGATCACCGGGATAGTCGGCGGGCTCGTCACGGGCCTGCTCCCGGGCAGCAGTGTGCAGGTCAGCGGGCCCGCCGCCGGACTGACCGTGCTCGTGTACGAGGCGGTGCACAGCTATGGGGTCGGCGCCCTGGGGGTGCTGGTGCTGGCCGCCGGGCTGGTCCAGGCGGGGCTGGGGGTGCTGCGGCTCGGGCGGTGGTTCCGGGCCGTGTCCGTAGCCGTGGTGCAGGGGATGCTCGCCGGGATCGGCCTGGTGCTGGTCGTGGGACAGCTGTACGTGCTCGCCGATGCGGCGGCGCCCGGTTCCATGGGGCAGAAGCTCGGCGGGCTGCCGCGGCTGGTGCTCGGTACGGGGGTGACTGCCAGCGCGGTCGCCGTCGGGGTCGGGACGCTCCTCGTGCTCACGCTGTGGCCGAAGTGGCGGCGGGCGGCCCGGATGGTGCCCGCGCCCCTGGTGGCGGTGGGACTGGCGGCCGGGGCGACCTGGCTGTTCGACCTGCCCGTGCGGCGGGTGGCGGTGGGCGGGCTGCTGGATGCCGTACGGCCGCCGGGGCCCGGGGACTGGGCGCGGCTCACGGAAGTGGGTGTCATCGGCACCGTCCTCGCGTTCGCGCTGATCGCGTCGGCCGAATCGCTGTTCAGCGCGGCGGCCGTGGACCGGCTGCATGACGGGAAGCGGACGGACTACGACAAGGAGCTGATCGCGCAGGGGGCGGGCAACGCGGTGTGCGGACTGCTCGGCGCGCTGCCGATGACCGCGGTGATCGTGCGCAGCGCGGCCAATGTCCGGGCCGGGGCGAGGACGAAGGCGTCGCGGGTGCTGCACGGGGTGTGGCTGTTGGTCTTCGCGGCTGTGCTGCCGAGCGCCCTCGGGGTGATTCCGGTGGCGGCGCTGGCAGCAGTGCTGCTGCATGCGGGCTGCAAGCTCGTTCCCGTACGGGCGTTGATGCCGCTGTGGCGTGAGCATCGTGGAGAGGCGGTGGTGCTCGTGGTGACGGCGGGGACGATCGTGGCGACGAGTCTCTTCGAGGGGGTGCTGGTGGGTCTGCTGCTGGCCGTCGCCAAGACCGCCTGGGACATCAGTCATGTGCACGTCGAGACGCACGAGGGCGACGACGGGACGTTACGGGTACGGGTGGCGGGCCACGCCACGTTCCTGCGGCTGCCGAAGCTGCTGGACGCGCTGGACGGCCTTCCGCACGACCGGGCCGTCGTGCTGGACCTCACCGGGCTGCACCACACCGACCACGCGTGCGCCGCGGCCCTGGAGGGCTGGGCCGCAGAGCGGGAGGCGCGCGAGGCGCTTCGGCGTGCGGATCAGGAGCGCGGTGGGGGTGAGGCCGGGGACGGGCCCGGACGGATCGCCACGCTCAGGTCGACCACGTAA
- a CDS encoding PQQ-binding-like beta-propeller repeat protein, whose protein sequence is MPPLRGTGANPEAEHPEYAGQYRLEARLGAGGMGVVHLARSASGLQLAVKVVHQQYAADPEFRARFRQEVGAARRVSGAFTASVVDADPDAVRPWMATLYVPGPTLADQVKRNGPMAPAELRRLTAGLAEALRDIHRAGVIHRDLKPSNVLLSDSGPKVIDFGISRPYDSDLRTETGKLIGSPPYMAPEQFQRPREVGPAADVFALGAVLVHAATGRGPFDSDSPYIVAYQVVHDEADLAGVPADLAPLIGQCLTKDPAGRPTPDEIMTTLRPPSYDATAFIPSQRRPVTAAAPVPETGADAGAGAAADADTHVGAGAAARGRRAAGDSGGRRRWLAASAALLVMGAGGVWAVGAGFDLGGSGGADGSGGTKGSAEAFAPWRTPLRTAGKATPVCSPVDGSGESGKEASDRSAALYCAAGGAGVTRLDPADGRVLWSRRPAGDSPSVGVVSVSGGLVHTAVPGGKLRAYDPAKGEQVWDADLSPYLGTPFDAGDTLLLVAEDGTTEALDSATGVSLWRHPLAGHQRPDYALYDDRTGLAYAFEHSAYGSTTLVTAVDATTGHTGWQRRLDGMLTPVGTSDGALVLTAMNGDAQTVGLVRYEPGTRRVVRMALPLRMNEPEVVLGGDTAYLLAHGGTLVAVDTRPADGGRTVRWQLETAAGRTSAPVLATGNRLYFSTADGRLLAVDTEHGKLLGQTGPRLRNGRLTYSSALPAPVAAGRTVFGTAPDGSVFAVDGQDPARW, encoded by the coding sequence ATGCCGCCGCTGCGAGGTACCGGAGCCAATCCGGAAGCGGAGCATCCGGAGTACGCCGGGCAGTACCGTCTTGAGGCACGTCTCGGCGCGGGCGGCATGGGAGTCGTGCACCTGGCACGCTCCGCCTCCGGGCTGCAACTGGCCGTCAAGGTGGTGCACCAGCAGTACGCGGCGGACCCCGAGTTCAGGGCACGTTTCCGGCAGGAGGTCGGGGCGGCCCGGCGGGTCAGCGGCGCCTTCACCGCATCCGTCGTCGACGCCGATCCGGATGCCGTACGGCCATGGATGGCCACCCTGTACGTGCCCGGTCCCACGCTCGCCGACCAGGTGAAGCGGAACGGGCCGATGGCCCCCGCCGAACTGCGCAGGCTGACGGCGGGACTCGCCGAGGCGCTGCGCGACATCCATCGGGCCGGGGTGATCCACCGCGACCTCAAGCCGAGCAATGTGCTGCTCTCCGACTCCGGGCCCAAGGTCATCGACTTCGGGATCTCCCGGCCGTACGACAGCGATCTGCGCACCGAGACGGGCAAGTTGATCGGCTCGCCGCCGTACATGGCGCCCGAGCAGTTCCAGCGACCGCGCGAAGTCGGGCCCGCCGCCGATGTGTTCGCCCTGGGGGCCGTGCTCGTCCACGCGGCGACCGGCCGGGGGCCCTTCGACTCGGACAGCCCGTACATCGTGGCCTACCAGGTGGTGCACGACGAGGCCGATCTGGCGGGGGTGCCGGCGGACCTGGCTCCGCTGATCGGGCAGTGCCTGACGAAGGACCCCGCCGGGCGGCCCACCCCGGACGAGATCATGACGACGCTGCGCCCGCCCTCGTACGACGCCACCGCGTTCATACCGTCGCAGCGGCGGCCGGTCACCGCCGCGGCCCCCGTCCCGGAGACCGGGGCGGACGCGGGGGCGGGGGCGGCGGCCGACGCGGACACGCATGTGGGCGCGGGCGCGGCGGCGCGGGGCAGGAGGGCGGCCGGGGACAGCGGCGGCAGGCGGCGGTGGCTGGCGGCCTCCGCGGCGCTGCTGGTCATGGGGGCCGGCGGGGTGTGGGCCGTCGGCGCGGGGTTCGACCTCGGCGGCTCGGGCGGGGCCGATGGGTCGGGCGGGACGAAGGGTTCGGCGGAGGCGTTCGCCCCGTGGCGGACGCCGTTGCGGACCGCCGGCAAGGCGACGCCGGTCTGTTCCCCGGTGGACGGCTCCGGGGAGTCCGGAAAGGAGGCGTCCGACCGGTCCGCGGCTCTGTACTGCGCGGCGGGCGGTGCCGGTGTCACTCGGTTGGACCCGGCGGACGGCCGGGTGCTGTGGTCCCGTCGCCCGGCGGGGGACAGCCCGTCGGTCGGCGTGGTGTCGGTCTCCGGCGGTCTGGTGCACACGGCGGTGCCGGGCGGGAAGCTCCGGGCGTACGACCCCGCCAAGGGCGAACAGGTCTGGGACGCGGACCTCTCCCCGTACCTGGGCACCCCCTTCGACGCGGGTGACACGCTACTGCTGGTCGCCGAGGACGGCACGACCGAGGCACTCGACTCCGCGACCGGTGTCTCCCTCTGGCGGCATCCGCTCGCCGGGCACCAGCGTCCGGACTACGCGCTGTACGACGACAGGACCGGGCTGGCCTACGCGTTCGAGCACTCGGCCTACGGGTCCACCACACTGGTCACGGCCGTCGACGCCACGACGGGGCACACCGGGTGGCAGCGCAGGCTGGACGGAATGCTGACCCCGGTGGGGACCTCGGACGGCGCGCTCGTCCTGACGGCCATGAACGGGGACGCCCAGACCGTCGGGCTCGTCCGCTACGAGCCGGGGACGCGGCGCGTCGTACGGATGGCACTGCCGTTGCGGATGAATGAACCGGAGGTCGTGCTGGGCGGGGACACCGCCTACCTGCTGGCGCACGGCGGGACGCTGGTCGCCGTCGACACCCGCCCGGCCGACGGCGGCAGAACGGTCCGCTGGCAGCTGGAGACCGCTGCCGGGCGGACGTCCGCGCCCGTCCTCGCCACCGGGAACCGGCTGTACTTCTCGACGGCGGACGGGCGGCTGCTGGCCGTGGACACCGAGCACGGGAAGCTGCTGGGGCAGACGGGCCCACGGCTGCGGAACGGCAGGCTCACGTACTCCTCGGCGCTGCCCGCACCCGTCGCCGCCGGCCGGACCGTCTTCGGGACCGCGCCCGACGGGTCCGTGTTCGCCGTGGACGGACAGGACCCCGCTCGCTGGTGA
- a CDS encoding SH3 domain-containing protein, with product MAMDEHTGGTTAAADVTDVTEDVETLAGNDDVTRYPIAPGYRVNVRTGPGTKYGIVRTLPYGMKVPVYCQKPGERVTGPYGTSNLWDNIANGQFVADAYVHTGSDGYIAPRCD from the coding sequence ATGGCCATGGACGAGCACACCGGCGGCACGACCGCCGCAGCCGACGTCACCGACGTCACCGAGGACGTGGAGACGCTCGCCGGGAACGACGACGTCACCAGGTATCCGATCGCGCCCGGCTACCGCGTCAACGTCCGCACGGGACCGGGCACCAAGTACGGGATCGTCAGGACCCTCCCGTACGGGATGAAGGTGCCGGTCTACTGCCAGAAGCCGGGGGAGCGGGTCACCGGCCCGTACGGCACCTCGAACCTCTGGGACAACATCGCCAACGGCCAGTTCGTGGCGGACGCCTACGTCCACACCGGCAGCGACGGCTACATCGCGCCGCGCTGCGACTGA
- the proC gene encoding pyrroline-5-carboxylate reductase produces MTQTVAVLGTGKIGEALLSGMIRAGWRPANLLVTTRRSERAEELHNRYGVDSVSNAEAAKRADILILAVKPQDMGRLLDELAEHVTPDRLVVSAAAGITTAFIEDRLAANTPVVRVMPNTPVLVDEGMSVISAGSHATTDHLAAAEAIFGGVGKTLRVPESQQDAATALSGSGPAYFYFLVEAMTDAGILLGLPRAQAHELIVQAAIGAAVMLRDSGEHPVKLREAVTSPAGTTISAIRELENHGVRAALIAALEAARDRSRELASGNG; encoded by the coding sequence ATGACCCAGACAGTCGCAGTCCTCGGCACTGGCAAGATCGGCGAGGCCCTGCTCAGCGGCATGATCCGGGCGGGCTGGCGCCCGGCGAACCTGCTGGTCACCACCCGCCGCTCCGAGCGCGCCGAGGAACTCCACAACCGCTACGGCGTCGATTCCGTCAGCAACGCCGAAGCCGCCAAGCGCGCCGACATCCTCATTCTCGCGGTCAAGCCCCAGGACATGGGCCGGCTCCTCGACGAACTCGCCGAGCACGTCACCCCCGACCGCCTGGTCGTCAGCGCGGCCGCGGGCATCACGACCGCCTTCATCGAGGACCGCCTCGCCGCGAACACCCCGGTCGTACGCGTCATGCCGAACACCCCCGTCCTCGTCGACGAGGGCATGTCCGTCATCTCGGCGGGCAGCCACGCCACCACCGACCACCTCGCCGCCGCGGAGGCGATCTTCGGCGGCGTCGGCAAGACCCTCCGCGTCCCCGAGTCCCAGCAGGACGCGGCAACCGCGCTGTCCGGATCGGGCCCCGCGTACTTCTACTTCCTCGTCGAGGCGATGACCGACGCCGGCATCCTGCTCGGCCTGCCCCGCGCCCAGGCCCACGAGCTGATCGTCCAGGCCGCCATCGGCGCCGCCGTGATGCTCCGCGACAGCGGCGAACACCCCGTCAAGCTGCGCGAAGCCGTCACCAGCCCGGCCGGCACGACCATCAGCGCCATCCGCGAGCTGGAGAACCACGGCGTACGAGCCGCCCTCATCGCCGCCCTCGAAGCCGCCCGCGACCGCAGCCGCGAACTGGCCTCCGGCAACGGCTGA
- a CDS encoding ABC transporter permease codes for MSTHPTPQPAPRSRPRPAAPPLRGCRVTSDRAVRTLATAARVLRQLSHDARTVALLLLIPVVLITLLRYVFDGSPRVFDAIGASLLGIFPLITMFLVTSIATLRERTSGTLERLLAMPLGKGDLIAGYALAFGAVAIVQSLLATALSVWALGLDVTGSPWLLLLVALLDALLGTALGLFVSAFAASEFQAVQFMPAVIFPQILLCGLFIARDRMAPVLEAISNALPMSYAVDGMNEVLRHTDITGDFVRDVLIVAGCALLVLALGAATLRRRTA; via the coding sequence ATGAGCACGCACCCGACCCCGCAGCCCGCGCCCCGGAGCCGCCCCCGCCCGGCCGCCCCACCCCTGAGAGGCTGTCGGGTGACCTCGGACCGGGCGGTCCGCACCCTCGCCACCGCCGCCCGGGTGCTGCGCCAGCTGAGCCACGACGCCCGCACCGTCGCACTGCTGCTCCTCATCCCGGTCGTGCTGATCACGCTGCTCCGGTACGTGTTCGACGGCAGCCCCCGCGTCTTCGACGCCATCGGCGCCTCGCTCCTCGGCATCTTCCCGCTGATCACGATGTTCCTGGTGACCTCGATCGCCACCCTGCGCGAACGCACCTCTGGCACCCTCGAACGCCTCCTCGCGATGCCGCTCGGCAAGGGCGACCTGATCGCCGGCTACGCCCTCGCGTTCGGCGCCGTGGCGATCGTCCAGTCCCTCCTGGCCACCGCGCTCTCCGTCTGGGCGCTGGGCCTGGACGTCACCGGCTCCCCGTGGCTGCTGCTCCTGGTCGCCCTGCTCGACGCCCTGCTCGGCACGGCACTGGGCCTGTTCGTCTCCGCCTTCGCAGCGTCCGAGTTCCAGGCCGTCCAGTTCATGCCCGCCGTGATCTTCCCGCAGATCCTGCTCTGCGGACTGTTCATCGCCCGCGACCGGATGGCACCCGTCCTCGAAGCGATCTCGAACGCCCTGCCCATGTCGTACGCCGTCGACGGCATGAACGAGGTCCTCCGCCACACCGACATCACCGGCGACTTCGTGCGCGACGTCCTGATCGTGGCGGGCTGCGCCCTCCTCGTCCTCGCCCTCGGCGCCGCCACGCTCCGCCGCCGCACCGCCTGA